The following are encoded in a window of Lynx canadensis isolate LIC74 chromosome B1, mLynCan4.pri.v2, whole genome shotgun sequence genomic DNA:
- the CTBP1 gene encoding C-terminal-binding protein 1 isoform X3: MSGVRPPIMNGPMHPRPLVALLDGRDCTVEMPILKDVATVAFCDAQSTQEIHEKVLNEAVGALMYHTITLTREDLEKFKALRIIVRIGSGFDNIDIKSAGDLGIAVCNVPAASVEETADSTLCHILNLYRRTTWLHQALREGTRVQSVEQIREVASGAARIRGETLGIIGLGRVGQAVALRAKAFGFNVLFYDPYLSDGTERALGLQRVSTLQDLLFHSDCVSLHCGLNEHNHHLINDFTVKQMRQGAFLVNTARGGLVDEKALAQALKEGRIRGAALDVHESEPFSFSQGPLKDAPNLICTPHAAWYSEQASIEMREEAAREIRRAITGRIPDSLKNCVNKDHLTAATHWASMDPAVVHPELNGAAYSRYPPGVVGVAPSGIPTAVEGIVPSAMSLSHGLPPVSHPPHAPSPGQTVKPEADRDHASDQL, translated from the exons ATGTCAG GCGTCCGACCCCCGATCATGAACGGGCCCATGCACCCCCGGCCCCTGGTAGCGCTGCTCGACGGCCGGGACTGCACGGTGGAGATGCCCATCCTGAAGGACGTGGCCACGGTGGCCTTCTGTGACGCACAGTCCACGCAGGAGATCCACGAGAAG GTGCTGAATGAGGCGGTGGGGGCGCTGATGTACCACACCATCACGCTGACCAGGGAGGACCTGGAGAAGTTCAAAGCTCTTCGTATCATTGTTCGGATCGGCAGTGGTTTCGACAACATCGACATCAAGTCAGCTGGGGACTTAG GCATCGCGGTCTGCAACGTGCCGGCGGCGTCTGTCGAGGAGACGGCCGACTCCACCCTGTGCCACATCCTCAACCTGTACCGCAGGACCACCTGGCTGCACCAGGCGCTGCGGGAAGGCACACGGGTCCAGAGTGTTGAGCAGATCCGGGAAGTGGCTTCCGGAGCAGCCAGGATCCGTGGGGAGACCTTGGGCATCATAGGACTAG GTCGCGTGGGGCAGGCGGTGGCACTTCGGGCCAAGGCCTTCGGCTTCAACGTGCTGTTCTACGACCCCTACCTGTCAGACGGCACGGAGCGGGCGCTGGGGCTGCAGCGGGTGAGCACCCTACAGGACCTGCTGTTCCACAGCGACTGTGTCAGCCTGCACTGCGGCCTCAACGAGCACAACCACCACCTCATCAACGACTTCACCGTCAAGCAG ATGCGACAAGGCGCCTTCCTGGTGAACACAGCCCGGGGCGGGCTGGTCGACGAGAAGGCGCTGGCCCAGGCCCTGAAGGAGGGGCGGATCCGGGGCGCAGCCCTGGACGTGCACGAGTCGGAGCCGTTCAG CTTTAGCCAGGGCCCCCTGAAGGATGCGCCTAACCTGATCTGCACCCCCCACGCGGCCTGGTACAGCGAACAGGCCTCCATCGAGATGCGGGAGGAGGCGGCCCGGGAGATCCGGAGAGCCATCACAG GCCGGATCCCCGACAGCCTGAAGAACTGTGTCAATAAGGATCACCTGACAGCGGCCACCCACTGGGCCAGCATGGACCCGGCTGTGGTGCACCCCGAGCTCAACGGGGCCGCCTACAG CAGGTACCCGCCGGGCGTGGTGGGCGTGGCCCCCAGCGGCATCCCAACCGCCGTCGAAGGCATCGTCCCCAGCGCCATGTCCCTGTCCCACGGCCTGCCCCCCGTGTCCCACCCGCCCCACGCCCCTTCTCCCGGCCAAACCGTCAAGCCCGAGGCAGATAGAGACCACGCGAGTGACCAGTTGTAG
- the CTBP1 gene encoding C-terminal-binding protein 1 isoform X2: MGSSHLLNKGLPLGVRPPIMNGPMHPRPLVALLDGRDCTVEMPILKDVATVAFCDAQSTQEIHEKVLNEAVGALMYHTITLTREDLEKFKALRIIVRIGSGFDNIDIKSAGDLGIAVCNVPAASVEETADSTLCHILNLYRRTTWLHQALREGTRVQSVEQIREVASGAARIRGETLGIIGLGRVGQAVALRAKAFGFNVLFYDPYLSDGTERALGLQRVSTLQDLLFHSDCVSLHCGLNEHNHHLINDFTVKQMRQGAFLVNTARGGLVDEKALAQALKEGRIRGAALDVHESEPFSFSQGPLKDAPNLICTPHAAWYSEQASIEMREEAAREIRRAITGRIPDSLKNCVNKDHLTAATHWASMDPAVVHPELNGAAYRYPPGVVGVAPSGIPTAVEGIVPSAMSLSHGLPPVSHPPHAPSPGQTVKPEADRDHASDQL; the protein is encoded by the exons GCGTCCGACCCCCGATCATGAACGGGCCCATGCACCCCCGGCCCCTGGTAGCGCTGCTCGACGGCCGGGACTGCACGGTGGAGATGCCCATCCTGAAGGACGTGGCCACGGTGGCCTTCTGTGACGCACAGTCCACGCAGGAGATCCACGAGAAG GTGCTGAATGAGGCGGTGGGGGCGCTGATGTACCACACCATCACGCTGACCAGGGAGGACCTGGAGAAGTTCAAAGCTCTTCGTATCATTGTTCGGATCGGCAGTGGTTTCGACAACATCGACATCAAGTCAGCTGGGGACTTAG GCATCGCGGTCTGCAACGTGCCGGCGGCGTCTGTCGAGGAGACGGCCGACTCCACCCTGTGCCACATCCTCAACCTGTACCGCAGGACCACCTGGCTGCACCAGGCGCTGCGGGAAGGCACACGGGTCCAGAGTGTTGAGCAGATCCGGGAAGTGGCTTCCGGAGCAGCCAGGATCCGTGGGGAGACCTTGGGCATCATAGGACTAG GTCGCGTGGGGCAGGCGGTGGCACTTCGGGCCAAGGCCTTCGGCTTCAACGTGCTGTTCTACGACCCCTACCTGTCAGACGGCACGGAGCGGGCGCTGGGGCTGCAGCGGGTGAGCACCCTACAGGACCTGCTGTTCCACAGCGACTGTGTCAGCCTGCACTGCGGCCTCAACGAGCACAACCACCACCTCATCAACGACTTCACCGTCAAGCAG ATGCGACAAGGCGCCTTCCTGGTGAACACAGCCCGGGGCGGGCTGGTCGACGAGAAGGCGCTGGCCCAGGCCCTGAAGGAGGGGCGGATCCGGGGCGCAGCCCTGGACGTGCACGAGTCGGAGCCGTTCAG CTTTAGCCAGGGCCCCCTGAAGGATGCGCCTAACCTGATCTGCACCCCCCACGCGGCCTGGTACAGCGAACAGGCCTCCATCGAGATGCGGGAGGAGGCGGCCCGGGAGATCCGGAGAGCCATCACAG GCCGGATCCCCGACAGCCTGAAGAACTGTGTCAATAAGGATCACCTGACAGCGGCCACCCACTGGGCCAGCATGGACCCGGCTGTGGTGCACCCCGAGCTCAACGGGGCCGCCTACAG GTACCCGCCGGGCGTGGTGGGCGTGGCCCCCAGCGGCATCCCAACCGCCGTCGAAGGCATCGTCCCCAGCGCCATGTCCCTGTCCCACGGCCTGCCCCCCGTGTCCCACCCGCCCCACGCCCCTTCTCCCGGCCAAACCGTCAAGCCCGAGGCAGATAGAGACCACGCGAGTGACCAGTTGTAG
- the CTBP1 gene encoding C-terminal-binding protein 1 isoform X1 produces the protein MGSSHLLNKGLPLGVRPPIMNGPMHPRPLVALLDGRDCTVEMPILKDVATVAFCDAQSTQEIHEKVLNEAVGALMYHTITLTREDLEKFKALRIIVRIGSGFDNIDIKSAGDLGIAVCNVPAASVEETADSTLCHILNLYRRTTWLHQALREGTRVQSVEQIREVASGAARIRGETLGIIGLGRVGQAVALRAKAFGFNVLFYDPYLSDGTERALGLQRVSTLQDLLFHSDCVSLHCGLNEHNHHLINDFTVKQMRQGAFLVNTARGGLVDEKALAQALKEGRIRGAALDVHESEPFSFSQGPLKDAPNLICTPHAAWYSEQASIEMREEAAREIRRAITGRIPDSLKNCVNKDHLTAATHWASMDPAVVHPELNGAAYSRYPPGVVGVAPSGIPTAVEGIVPSAMSLSHGLPPVSHPPHAPSPGQTVKPEADRDHASDQL, from the exons GCGTCCGACCCCCGATCATGAACGGGCCCATGCACCCCCGGCCCCTGGTAGCGCTGCTCGACGGCCGGGACTGCACGGTGGAGATGCCCATCCTGAAGGACGTGGCCACGGTGGCCTTCTGTGACGCACAGTCCACGCAGGAGATCCACGAGAAG GTGCTGAATGAGGCGGTGGGGGCGCTGATGTACCACACCATCACGCTGACCAGGGAGGACCTGGAGAAGTTCAAAGCTCTTCGTATCATTGTTCGGATCGGCAGTGGTTTCGACAACATCGACATCAAGTCAGCTGGGGACTTAG GCATCGCGGTCTGCAACGTGCCGGCGGCGTCTGTCGAGGAGACGGCCGACTCCACCCTGTGCCACATCCTCAACCTGTACCGCAGGACCACCTGGCTGCACCAGGCGCTGCGGGAAGGCACACGGGTCCAGAGTGTTGAGCAGATCCGGGAAGTGGCTTCCGGAGCAGCCAGGATCCGTGGGGAGACCTTGGGCATCATAGGACTAG GTCGCGTGGGGCAGGCGGTGGCACTTCGGGCCAAGGCCTTCGGCTTCAACGTGCTGTTCTACGACCCCTACCTGTCAGACGGCACGGAGCGGGCGCTGGGGCTGCAGCGGGTGAGCACCCTACAGGACCTGCTGTTCCACAGCGACTGTGTCAGCCTGCACTGCGGCCTCAACGAGCACAACCACCACCTCATCAACGACTTCACCGTCAAGCAG ATGCGACAAGGCGCCTTCCTGGTGAACACAGCCCGGGGCGGGCTGGTCGACGAGAAGGCGCTGGCCCAGGCCCTGAAGGAGGGGCGGATCCGGGGCGCAGCCCTGGACGTGCACGAGTCGGAGCCGTTCAG CTTTAGCCAGGGCCCCCTGAAGGATGCGCCTAACCTGATCTGCACCCCCCACGCGGCCTGGTACAGCGAACAGGCCTCCATCGAGATGCGGGAGGAGGCGGCCCGGGAGATCCGGAGAGCCATCACAG GCCGGATCCCCGACAGCCTGAAGAACTGTGTCAATAAGGATCACCTGACAGCGGCCACCCACTGGGCCAGCATGGACCCGGCTGTGGTGCACCCCGAGCTCAACGGGGCCGCCTACAG CAGGTACCCGCCGGGCGTGGTGGGCGTGGCCCCCAGCGGCATCCCAACCGCCGTCGAAGGCATCGTCCCCAGCGCCATGTCCCTGTCCCACGGCCTGCCCCCCGTGTCCCACCCGCCCCACGCCCCTTCTCCCGGCCAAACCGTCAAGCCCGAGGCAGATAGAGACCACGCGAGTGACCAGTTGTAG